The Antarcticibacterium sp. 1MA-6-2 genome has a window encoding:
- a CDS encoding MarR family winged helix-turn-helix transcriptional regulator, with the protein MKEKTIDYVLRATWIAVSKMYNEEAGKAGSTMATGFALLSIDPEKGTPSTSLGPKMGMEATSLSRILKTMEEKGLIIRKKNPKDGRSVLLHLTKFGLEMRDFSKSVVLRFDEAVKENVPEEDLKTFIRVANTITDLIGNKKIYDKDLKLNDIINPD; encoded by the coding sequence ATGAAGGAGAAGACAATTGATTATGTATTGCGGGCAACCTGGATTGCAGTTTCCAAAATGTACAATGAGGAAGCCGGAAAAGCAGGAAGCACTATGGCTACTGGTTTTGCTTTACTAAGTATTGATCCTGAAAAAGGAACCCCTTCGACTTCTTTAGGTCCCAAAATGGGAATGGAAGCCACCAGTCTTTCCCGAATTTTAAAAACCATGGAAGAGAAAGGTCTAATAATTAGAAAAAAGAATCCCAAAGATGGCCGGAGTGTCTTACTTCACCTTACAAAGTTCGGGCTGGAAATGCGTGACTTTTCAAAAAGTGTGGTATTGAGATTTGATGAGGCCGTGAAAGAAAATGTTCCTGAAGAAGATCTAAAAACATTCATTCGGGTTGCCAATACTATAACCGATTTAATTGGAAACAAAAAGATCTATGATAAAGATCTCAAATTAAATGACATCATTAATCCTGATTAA
- a CDS encoding mechanosensitive ion channel family protein has translation MNSLQSDVLQFLVAGIVILLVVFAVSYYVLKKLGKNPKNVLPVNFANRIFIPLLIFLGALLVKAAILARLFHYDYTYEILGNISTLAIILSVTWFIIVGLRILKTRMLLKYDVSAEDNLSARKRYTQYNILENIAIFIIVILAIGISLMTFEGIRAIGVSVLTSAGIAGIILGFSAQKAIGTLLASIQIAITQPIRIDDVVIVDEEWGKIEEINLTYVVVKIWDKRRLVVPSTYFIENTFQNWTRESADILGTVFIYTDYQVPFEALREELTRLLKSTPLWDQNVNVLQVTDTTEHSVQIRALMSAKDSGTAWDLRVFIREKLLVFLQENYPESLPRTRISIKDYTKETS, from the coding sequence ATGAACAGTTTACAATCTGATGTTTTACAGTTTCTGGTAGCAGGTATCGTAATATTACTTGTTGTCTTTGCAGTTTCCTATTATGTCTTAAAAAAGCTCGGGAAAAACCCTAAAAATGTTTTACCTGTAAACTTTGCCAATAGAATTTTTATACCCTTACTAATTTTTCTGGGCGCTCTTTTGGTGAAGGCCGCAATTTTAGCCCGGTTATTCCATTACGACTACACCTATGAAATTTTAGGGAATATTAGTACTCTGGCAATCATTTTAAGTGTCACCTGGTTTATTATTGTTGGCTTAAGAATCCTAAAAACGAGAATGTTATTAAAATATGATGTTTCTGCAGAAGATAACCTTAGTGCCCGAAAGCGATACACTCAATATAATATACTGGAAAACATAGCAATTTTTATTATTGTAATTCTGGCTATAGGAATTTCCCTGATGACTTTTGAAGGAATCCGTGCCATAGGAGTAAGCGTTTTAACTTCAGCGGGAATAGCAGGTATTATTTTAGGATTTTCAGCGCAAAAAGCTATTGGAACTTTACTTGCAAGTATTCAAATAGCCATTACCCAGCCAATAAGAATTGATGATGTTGTTATTGTTGACGAGGAATGGGGTAAAATCGAGGAAATCAATTTGACTTATGTGGTAGTGAAAATTTGGGATAAGCGACGCCTCGTAGTACCTTCTACCTACTTCATTGAAAATACCTTTCAAAACTGGACAAGAGAATCTGCAGATATTTTAGGAACAGTATTTATTTATACAGATTACCAGGTGCCATTTGAAGCCCTAAGGGAGGAACTTACCAGATTACTTAAAAGCACCCCCCTCTGGGACCAAAATGTAAATGTTCTCCAGGTAACCGATACTACTGAACACAGCGTGCAAATACGAGCCCTTATGAGTGCAAAAGATTCCGGTACTGCATGGGACCTGCGGGTTTTTATTAGAGAAAAGCTTTTGGTATTTCTTCAGGAAAATTATCCTGAGAGCCTCCCCAGGACCAGGATTTCCATTAAAGATTACACTAAAGAAACCTCTTAA
- a CDS encoding acyl-CoA dehydrogenase family protein, which yields MDTTPNQKDLLRGGQFLVKETKAENIFTPEDFTDEQKMMKDSVKEFVDREIWPRKEEFEQKNYELTEELMRKAGEMGFLGVSVPEEYDGLGMGFVTTMLVVDYISGATGSFSTAFGAHSGIGTLPITLYGNEEQKKKYLPKLATGEWFGAYALTEPGAGSDANSGKTKAVLSEDGKYYSITGQKMWISNAGFCNMMIVFARIEDDKNITGFIVEYDPENPNGISLGEEEKKLGIHSSSTRQVFFNDTKVPLENMLSERGNGFKIAMNALNVGRIKLAGACLDAQRRVIDSSVKYANDRVQFKTPIAQFGAIKSKLAEMATSAYVGESASYRAAKDIEDRIAIRQAEGASHQEAELKGVEEYAIECSILKVAASEDLQNCSDEGIQIFGGMGFSADAPMESAWRDARITRIYEGTNEINRMLCVGMLVKKAMKGHVDLLGPATAVGQELISIPSFDKPDYSELFAEEKEIIKNLKKVFLMVAGSAVQKFGPELEEHQQLLLASADILIEVYMAESGILRTEKNAKRFGEESQKGQIAMAKLYLYHAVDLIIQRAKEGIISFAEGDEQRMMLMGLKRFTKYQNYPNVVELRNTIADRLIADNKYSF from the coding sequence ATGGATACAACACCAAACCAAAAAGACCTCTTAAGAGGCGGCCAGTTTTTGGTCAAAGAAACAAAGGCTGAAAATATATTCACTCCGGAGGATTTTACTGATGAACAAAAAATGATGAAAGATTCCGTAAAGGAATTTGTTGATCGGGAGATCTGGCCGCGGAAAGAAGAGTTTGAACAGAAAAATTACGAGCTAACAGAAGAGCTAATGCGTAAGGCAGGAGAAATGGGATTCCTTGGAGTTTCAGTTCCCGAAGAATATGACGGATTGGGAATGGGATTTGTCACTACTATGTTGGTTGTAGATTATATCTCTGGCGCAACTGGTTCTTTCTCCACTGCTTTTGGAGCGCATTCGGGAATTGGTACTTTGCCCATTACTCTTTACGGTAATGAGGAGCAAAAGAAGAAATACCTTCCGAAGCTGGCAACCGGAGAATGGTTTGGTGCTTATGCATTAACTGAGCCCGGAGCAGGTAGTGATGCCAATAGCGGAAAAACAAAAGCTGTACTTTCTGAAGACGGAAAATATTACAGTATCACCGGGCAAAAAATGTGGATCTCCAATGCCGGGTTCTGCAATATGATGATCGTTTTTGCACGTATTGAAGATGATAAAAATATTACCGGATTTATCGTAGAATACGATCCTGAAAATCCTAATGGAATTTCTTTAGGCGAAGAAGAAAAAAAATTGGGAATCCACTCCTCCTCTACCCGTCAGGTTTTCTTTAATGATACCAAAGTACCTTTAGAGAACATGCTGTCTGAAAGAGGGAATGGCTTTAAGATTGCGATGAATGCTCTTAACGTTGGGAGAATAAAACTTGCGGGAGCTTGTCTTGATGCTCAAAGAAGGGTTATAGATTCTTCAGTTAAATATGCAAATGACAGGGTTCAGTTTAAGACACCTATTGCCCAGTTTGGAGCAATAAAATCTAAACTTGCTGAAATGGCCACTTCAGCATACGTGGGAGAATCTGCTTCTTACAGAGCCGCAAAAGATATTGAAGACAGAATCGCAATTCGCCAGGCAGAAGGAGCTTCGCATCAGGAGGCAGAATTGAAAGGGGTTGAGGAATACGCTATAGAGTGTTCAATTTTAAAAGTTGCAGCTTCAGAAGATCTTCAAAATTGTAGTGATGAGGGAATTCAGATTTTTGGAGGAATGGGATTCTCGGCAGATGCACCAATGGAATCTGCGTGGAGAGATGCCCGTATTACAAGGATCTACGAAGGAACCAATGAGATCAACAGAATGCTTTGTGTTGGAATGTTGGTAAAGAAAGCTATGAAAGGCCACGTTGATTTACTCGGTCCTGCAACTGCAGTTGGCCAGGAATTAATAAGCATACCTTCCTTTGATAAGCCTGATTATTCTGAACTATTTGCTGAAGAAAAAGAGATCATCAAAAATCTGAAAAAAGTATTTTTGATGGTAGCTGGTAGTGCGGTGCAAAAATTCGGCCCTGAGCTTGAAGAACACCAGCAACTTCTATTAGCTTCTGCCGATATACTTATTGAAGTTTATATGGCGGAATCAGGAATTCTAAGAACTGAGAAAAATGCCAAACGTTTTGGAGAGGAAAGCCAGAAAGGGCAAATAGCAATGGCTAAACTTTACCTATACCATGCAGTAGATTTAATCATCCAAAGGGCAAAGGAGGGAATTATTTCGTTTGCTGAAGGAGATGAACAAAGGATGATGTTGATGGGCCTTAAAAGATTCACCAAATATCAGAACTATCCCAATGTGGTAGAACTAAGGAACACTATTGCAGACAGATTAATTGCCGACAATAAATATTCTTTTTAA
- a CDS encoding four helix bundle protein, producing MHNFQDLKIWQKAMDVAEQTYLISSEFPKEEKYGLTSQIRRSAISVPSNIAEGAGRNTDGEFRNFLGIASGSSNELFTQLILSHRLKLIPEDKTRQLLKDLIEVQKMNYSLIQKFSK from the coding sequence ATGCATAATTTTCAGGATTTAAAGATTTGGCAAAAAGCAATGGATGTTGCAGAACAGACCTATTTAATTTCTTCAGAATTTCCTAAAGAAGAAAAATATGGACTAACAAGTCAAATTAGAAGAAGCGCTATTTCAGTTCCTTCTAACATTGCCGAAGGAGCCGGAAGAAATACAGATGGTGAATTCCGCAACTTCCTGGGAATCGCAAGTGGATCTTCAAATGAATTATTTACACAATTAATTTTATCTCATCGCTTAAAGCTTATTCCAGAAGATAAAACACGACAATTATTAAAAGATTTGATTGAAGTTCAAAAGATGAATTATTCCCTAATCCAGAAGTTTAGCAAATAA
- a CDS encoding four helix bundle protein yields the protein MSSRKRHNYKNLKIWKLGLEIAKDVSDILLSFPKHEIYDLSSQLSKCSVSMPSNIAEGSSRSEKSFRHFLDISLGSSFELGTQLLVARHRNYITEIELEKLENKIEEFQKMTMGFQNGLD from the coding sequence ATGAGCAGCAGGAAGAGACACAATTATAAAAATCTCAAGATTTGGAAATTAGGACTCGAGATTGCAAAAGATGTTTCAGATATTCTCCTCAGTTTTCCGAAACACGAGATTTATGATCTTAGTTCACAACTTAGTAAATGTTCTGTTTCAATGCCAAGTAATATTGCAGAAGGATCTTCAAGATCAGAAAAATCCTTTCGTCATTTTTTAGATATTTCACTTGGATCATCATTTGAGTTAGGAACTCAACTGTTAGTAGCAAGGCATCGTAATTATATAACCGAAATCGAATTAGAAAAATTAGAGAATAAAATTGAAGAATTTCAGAAGATGACAATGGGTTTCCAAAATGGATTAGATTAA
- a CDS encoding type I phosphomannose isomerase catalytic subunit, whose amino-acid sequence MLDYPLKFTPVLKEKIWGGSKLREVLNKDSNSNELGESWEISGVQNDISVVENGALKGSTLNELLEKYKGDFLGEKVYENFGAEFPLLIKYIDAKTELSVQLHPNDELAKKRHNSFGKTEMWYIMQADEGAEINVGFKNTTTKDEYLQRLEKGEITKLLNFEKVEKGDSFFINTGKVHAIGAGVLLAEIQQTSDITYRIYDWDRVDAQGKSRDLHTAEALDAIDFQKKDDFKLEYSKTENESSNIARCEYFTTNYLQIRGKVEKDYSEIDSFVIYMCVSGKAEIETGRNTENIQQGQTVLIPAKNKKVTISSEDVELLEVYIG is encoded by the coding sequence ATGCTAGATTATCCATTGAAGTTTACCCCCGTTTTAAAAGAAAAAATTTGGGGTGGTAGTAAGTTAAGAGAAGTATTAAATAAAGATTCCAACAGTAATGAACTGGGGGAAAGCTGGGAAATTTCAGGAGTACAAAATGATATTTCGGTGGTTGAAAATGGTGCTTTGAAAGGTAGTACTTTGAATGAGTTACTGGAGAAATACAAAGGGGACTTTCTGGGAGAAAAGGTCTACGAAAATTTTGGAGCAGAATTTCCACTTCTTATAAAGTATATTGATGCAAAAACTGAATTATCGGTACAATTGCATCCCAATGATGAACTTGCCAAAAAAAGGCACAACTCTTTTGGAAAAACTGAAATGTGGTATATCATGCAGGCCGATGAAGGAGCTGAAATTAATGTAGGTTTTAAGAACACCACAACCAAAGATGAATATCTTCAAAGGCTTGAAAAAGGCGAAATTACAAAATTGCTCAATTTTGAAAAGGTGGAAAAAGGAGATTCCTTCTTTATTAATACCGGAAAAGTTCACGCTATAGGAGCCGGAGTTTTATTAGCCGAAATCCAGCAAACCTCTGATATTACCTATCGAATATATGACTGGGACAGGGTAGATGCCCAGGGAAAAAGCAGAGATCTACATACAGCCGAAGCCCTGGATGCAATTGATTTTCAGAAAAAAGACGACTTTAAACTGGAGTATTCCAAAACTGAAAATGAATCTTCGAATATCGCAAGGTGCGAATATTTTACCACAAATTATTTACAGATAAGAGGTAAGGTGGAGAAGGATTATTCTGAAATAGATTCATTTGTGATCTACATGTGCGTTAGCGGTAAAGCTGAAATTGAAACAGGTAGGAACACAGAAAATATTCAACAGGGACAAACAGTATTAATTCCTGCAAAGAATAAGAAAGTAACCATATCTTCAGAAGATGTCGAGTTACTGGAAGTATATATAGGCTAA
- a CDS encoding acetyl-CoA C-acyltransferase, giving the protein MNRQAYIVKAYRTAVGKAPRGVFRFKRPDELAAETIEYLMKDLPQLDKKRIDDVMVGNAMPEAEQGLNMGRLISLMGLKIEDVPGVTVNRYCASGIETIAMASAKIQSGMADCIIAGGSESMSYIPMGGYKPVPNYSVAKEGHEDYYWGMGLTAEEVAKRYNISREDQDEFAYNSHQKALKALKEERFKEQIVPIEVEETFINAEGKKEKRTYTVTEDEGPRADTSVEALARLRPVFAEGGSVTLSNASQMSDGAAFLMVMSEEMVKELNLEPIARLVSYAVAGVDPRVMGISPVIAVPKALKRAGLKKEDMELIELNEAFASQSLAVIRETGLNPQLVNVNGGAIAMGHPLGCSGAKLSVQIFDEMRKRGHQNKHCLVTMCVGTGQGAAGVYEFLN; this is encoded by the coding sequence ATGAACAGACAGGCATACATAGTAAAAGCATACAGAACCGCAGTGGGGAAAGCGCCTCGCGGAGTATTCAGGTTTAAGAGGCCGGATGAATTGGCGGCGGAAACTATTGAATATTTAATGAAGGATCTTCCGCAGCTGGATAAAAAGAGAATTGACGATGTTATGGTCGGTAATGCGATGCCGGAGGCGGAGCAGGGACTTAATATGGGTAGATTGATCTCTTTAATGGGATTAAAGATCGAAGATGTTCCAGGAGTTACGGTGAATAGATATTGTGCATCGGGAATTGAAACCATTGCCATGGCATCGGCCAAGATCCAGAGCGGAATGGCAGATTGCATTATAGCAGGAGGATCTGAAAGTATGAGCTATATTCCTATGGGAGGATACAAACCTGTTCCTAATTACAGCGTTGCGAAAGAAGGCCACGAAGACTATTATTGGGGAATGGGATTAACTGCGGAAGAAGTAGCAAAACGTTACAATATTTCCCGGGAAGACCAGGATGAATTCGCTTACAATTCCCACCAAAAGGCCTTAAAAGCTCTTAAGGAAGAGAGGTTCAAAGAACAAATAGTTCCTATTGAAGTGGAAGAAACATTTATAAATGCTGAAGGAAAAAAAGAAAAAAGGACTTACACAGTAACCGAAGACGAAGGTCCACGCGCCGATACATCTGTAGAAGCCCTGGCAAGATTACGACCTGTTTTTGCTGAAGGTGGAAGTGTCACCCTAAGTAACGCCTCTCAAATGAGTGACGGTGCAGCCTTTTTAATGGTGATGAGTGAAGAAATGGTGAAAGAGTTAAACCTTGAACCAATCGCACGCTTAGTCAGTTATGCCGTAGCGGGAGTAGATCCAAGGGTAATGGGAATAAGTCCGGTAATAGCAGTTCCAAAAGCATTGAAACGAGCAGGATTGAAAAAAGAAGACATGGAGCTTATCGAGCTTAATGAAGCTTTTGCTTCCCAGTCACTTGCCGTAATACGAGAAACGGGATTAAATCCGCAGCTGGTCAATGTGAACGGAGGAGCAATAGCGATGGGTCATCCCCTGGGATGTTCAGGAGCGAAACTCTCTGTACAGATCTTCGATGAAATGCGAAAACGCGGCCACCAAAATAAACATTGTCTCGTGACCATGTGCGTGGGAACAGGACAGGGAGCAGCTGGGGTTTATGAGTTTTTAAATTAG